From the genome of Laspinema palackyanum D2c:
CGACTATCCCGCGATTCCTTCGGAGTGCGATCGCGAATATGCTTGGTCAGAATACTCCTATATTATTGTCGCTGTAGAACAAGGCCAAGCCACCCAACTGACCAACTGGTCTTTAGACGAAACCCATCACTTCCAACCCGAAACCCTCGTGATTGCAACGGCTGAATCGTAAAATGGGCAAGAATTCCCGCTTTAGCGTTAAGAAACTTTGCGGCGATCGCGCCCAGGCAAACATTGTCAACAAATTTCGATAAAATAGGAGTTTGCCCTGCCCGAGCAACATTGCCATGTTAAATCCCAATCTGGACGAAATCCAGTTAAACTCAGACGATTACGAACGGTATTCCCGTCATTTAATCTTACCCGAAATTGGCGTAGAAGGACAAAAGCGCCTAAAAGCCGCCAGCGTCCTTTGTATCGGCACCGGAGGTCTCGGTGCACCCTTGTTGCTCTATTTAGCTGCTGCCGGGGTCGGACGCATTGGCATCGTCGATTTCGATGTCGTCGATACCTCCAACCTGCAACGGCAAGTCATCCACGGCACCTCCTGGGTCAACAAACCCAAAATTGAATCGGCGAAAAACCGGATTTTGGAAATTAATCCCTTCTGCCAAGTTGACCTCTACAACACCCGGTTAAGTGCAGAAAATGCCCTAGATATCCTCAAACCTTACGATATCGTGGTAGATGGCACCGATAACTTCCCCACGCGGTACTTAGTCAACGATGCCTGCGTTTTGTTGGATAAACCGAACGTCTACGGTTCCATCTACCGCTTTGAAGGTCAAGCGACGGTGTTTAATTATCAAGGCGGTCCCAACTACCGCGACTTATACCCCGAACCGCCACCGCCAGGAATGGTTCCCTCCTGTGCTGAAGGTGGGGTGTTAGGTATTTTACCCGGAATTATTGGGGTAATCCAAGCGACAGAAACCGTGAAAATTATTACGGGTGCCGGAACTACCCTGAGCGGTCGGCTGTTGCTTTATAATGCTTTGGATATGAAATTCCGAGAGTTGAAATTGCGGCCTAATCCAGTTCGGCCCGTGATTGAAGAACTGATTGATTATGAACAGTTTTGCGGAATTCCTCAAGCAAAAGCAGCGGAGGCTCAACAACAAATGGAAATTTCAGAAATGACAGCCACTGAACTCAAGCAATTGATGGACAGTGGTGCCAATGATTTTGTGCTGATTGATGTTCGTAACCCGAACGAGTATGAAATTGCTCAAATTCCCGGTTCAGTTCTGGTCCCTCTGCCGGATATTGAACAAGGGAAGGGAGTGGAGAAGGTGAAAGAATTGGTAAATGGTCATCGTTTGATTGCTCATTGCAAAATGGGCGGGCGATCGGCTAAAGCTTTGGGGATTTTGAAGGAAGCAGGGATTGAAGGAACGAATCTCAAAGGTGGAATTACTGCCTGGAGTCAAGAGGTTGATCCGTCGGTGCCGCAGTATTAAGGGATTCAAAATTTCCGGCTAGAATACTGGGTTTTTTGACCCCGTGCGATCGCCCTCAAACATAACTGGGGCGATCGCACCCACAAAAAACCCCCCAGAGGGCCTGGAGGGGTTGGAAATGTGACATGAGGGCATGATTTTTTGAAGGTAACCCATCCCTACATTCACCCAGCGA
Proteins encoded in this window:
- the moeB gene encoding molybdopterin-synthase adenylyltransferase MoeB; this encodes MLNPNLDEIQLNSDDYERYSRHLILPEIGVEGQKRLKAASVLCIGTGGLGAPLLLYLAAAGVGRIGIVDFDVVDTSNLQRQVIHGTSWVNKPKIESAKNRILEINPFCQVDLYNTRLSAENALDILKPYDIVVDGTDNFPTRYLVNDACVLLDKPNVYGSIYRFEGQATVFNYQGGPNYRDLYPEPPPPGMVPSCAEGGVLGILPGIIGVIQATETVKIITGAGTTLSGRLLLYNALDMKFRELKLRPNPVRPVIEELIDYEQFCGIPQAKAAEAQQQMEISEMTATELKQLMDSGANDFVLIDVRNPNEYEIAQIPGSVLVPLPDIEQGKGVEKVKELVNGHRLIAHCKMGGRSAKALGILKEAGIEGTNLKGGITAWSQEVDPSVPQY